The following coding sequences are from one Trichoplusia ni isolate ovarian cell line Hi5 chromosome 15, tn1, whole genome shotgun sequence window:
- the LOC113501000 gene encoding MAGUK p55 subfamily member 6 isoform X1: protein MMVRRSGRYTVNWRGFKDFAFGNKPPDEEKEEQKPEEDLNNHEVIFLRGIVESPDFARKCESIDSEEDLIVKPVSLGNVNIIRSLSEYRGNNIRTIEQAELAIIVSRAHFKALIDAHDQIGAIWVDRGSGIDEKPPEPDLETSKESAEGTEASTDENGDMPVETVKVVGLRKVPGQPLGLTVTTDEHGQLIVARILAGSAAAKQALVSVGDVLLEVDGTHIDSEDQLKEAVAKPNDRITLKVGPNLKEKSAQLTNKLSCYMRALFDYDPKEDTLLPCKEIGLEFKRGDILQVSDRKDPNWWQASHVENPDVVGLIPSPELEERRKAYVPPEADFVHKISICGARISKKKKKFVYESRSSVTLEGAELALYEEVARTPPFLRRVLALVGTRGVGRRTIKNRMIQEHPDRFGAVVPHTSRPPRPMEENGQSYWFVSREEMERDAHAGRFLEYGEHNGHLYGTHLDSIRGVMKEGKMCILDCAPQSLKLLHNSGEFLPFVVMIGAPGIEQLRNLTYASNRNLTFDRQSSIRYSSRRARTLESLASLYEEEDMKQTLEDSARIQRQHEKYIDLVITNNNTDTTYSKIMDALHSLSTDHQWVPVSWIY, encoded by the exons TCTATCGACTCGGAGGAGGACTTGATCGTAAAACCAGTCTCGTTGGGCAACGTAAACATAATACGTTCGTTAAGCGAGTACCGTGGCAACAACATACGGACTATTGAACAAGCCGAACTCGCTATTATTGTGTCCAGGGCACACTTTAAG GCTTTAATAGATGCTCATGATCAAATAGGTGCAATTTGGGTTGACAGAGGATCTGGTATTGATGAAAAGCCTCCAGAACCAGACTTAGAGACTAGCAAAGAGTCTGCTGAAGGCACGGAAGCCAGTACTGACGAAAACGGAGACATGCCAGTTGAGACTGTTAAAGTAGTAGGGCTAAGGAAAGTGCCTGGACAGCCTTTAGGATTAACT GTAACTACAGATGAGCATGGGCAGCTCATAGTAGCTAGGATATTAGCGGGAAGTGCTGCTGCGAAGCAAGCATTAGTCTCTGTAGGAGATGTATTGCTGGAGGTTGATGGAACCCATATAGACTCTGAAGACCAGCTCAAGGAAGCCGTAGCCAAGCCCAATGATAGAATCACACTTAAAGTGGGACCTAACCTTAAGGAGAAATCTGCTCAGTTAACAAATAAGTTaagt TGCTACATGAGAGCATTATTTGACTATGATCCAAAAGAAGACACATTACTGCCATGCAAGGAGATTGGTCTAGAGTTTAAGAGGGGAGATATCTTACAG gtatcaGATAGAAAAGACCCTAATTGGTGGCAAGCAAGCCATGTTGAGAACCCTGATGTTGTCGGATTGATTCCATCACCGGAGTTAGAAGAGAGGCGCAAGGCCTATGTGCCACCTGAAGCTGATTTCGTGCACAAAATCAGTATTTGTGGTGCTCgg atatcaaaaaagaaaaagaagtttgTCTACGAGTCTCGTTCAAGCGTGACGCTAGAGGGCGCTGAGCTGGCTCTGTACGAGGAGGTGGCTCGCACGCCACCCTTCCTGCGTCGTGTGCTAGCACTAGTGGGGACCCGCGGCGTCGGCCGCCGGACCATCAAGAACCGTATGATACAAGAACACCCAGACCGTTTCGGGGCTGTTGTGCCGC ACACGTCCCGCCCCCCTCGCCCTATGGAGGAGAACGGCCAGTCCTACTGGTTCGTGTCGCGCGAGGAGATGGAGCGCGACGCTCACGCCGGACGCTTCCTGGAGTACGGCGAGCACAACGGACACCTGTACGGGACGCATCTGGACTCCATCCGCGGCGTTATGAAGGAAG gTAAAATGTGCATCTTGGACTGCGCACCGCAATCTCTGAAACTGCTGCACAACAGCGGCGAATTCTTGCCATTCGTAGTGATGATCGGAGCACCGGGGATCGAACAGCTGAGGAACCTCACATATGCATCCAATCGTAACTTAACg TTCGACCGGCAGAGCTCCATCCGCTACAGttcgcggcgcgcgcgcaccctCGAGTCACTTGCGTCGCTCTATGAG GAGGAAGACATGAAACAAACATTAGAAGACAGCGCCCGTATTCAGCGACAGCATGAAAAGTACATTGACCTCGTCATCACGAACAACAACACCGACACCACTTACTCCAAGATCATGGACGCGTTGCACTCCCTCTCCACCGACCACCAGTGGGTCCCAGTCAGCTGGATTTACTAG
- the LOC113501000 gene encoding MAGUK p55 subfamily member 6 isoform X2 produces MPVETVKVVGLRKVPGQPLGLTVTTDEHGQLIVARILAGSAAAKQALVSVGDVLLEVDGTHIDSEDQLKEAVAKPNDRITLKVGPNLKEKSAQLTNKLSCYMRALFDYDPKEDTLLPCKEIGLEFKRGDILQVSDRKDPNWWQASHVENPDVVGLIPSPELEERRKAYVPPEADFVHKISICGARISKKKKKFVYESRSSVTLEGAELALYEEVARTPPFLRRVLALVGTRGVGRRTIKNRMIQEHPDRFGAVVPHTSRPPRPMEENGQSYWFVSREEMERDAHAGRFLEYGEHNGHLYGTHLDSIRGVMKEGKMCILDCAPQSLKLLHNSGEFLPFVVMIGAPGIEQLRNLTYASNRNLTFDRQSSIRYSSRRARTLESLASLYEEEDMKQTLEDSARIQRQHEKYIDLVITNNNTDTTYSKIMDALHSLSTDHQWVPVSWIY; encoded by the exons ATGCCAGTTGAGACTGTTAAAGTAGTAGGGCTAAGGAAAGTGCCTGGACAGCCTTTAGGATTAACT GTAACTACAGATGAGCATGGGCAGCTCATAGTAGCTAGGATATTAGCGGGAAGTGCTGCTGCGAAGCAAGCATTAGTCTCTGTAGGAGATGTATTGCTGGAGGTTGATGGAACCCATATAGACTCTGAAGACCAGCTCAAGGAAGCCGTAGCCAAGCCCAATGATAGAATCACACTTAAAGTGGGACCTAACCTTAAGGAGAAATCTGCTCAGTTAACAAATAAGTTaagt TGCTACATGAGAGCATTATTTGACTATGATCCAAAAGAAGACACATTACTGCCATGCAAGGAGATTGGTCTAGAGTTTAAGAGGGGAGATATCTTACAG gtatcaGATAGAAAAGACCCTAATTGGTGGCAAGCAAGCCATGTTGAGAACCCTGATGTTGTCGGATTGATTCCATCACCGGAGTTAGAAGAGAGGCGCAAGGCCTATGTGCCACCTGAAGCTGATTTCGTGCACAAAATCAGTATTTGTGGTGCTCgg atatcaaaaaagaaaaagaagtttgTCTACGAGTCTCGTTCAAGCGTGACGCTAGAGGGCGCTGAGCTGGCTCTGTACGAGGAGGTGGCTCGCACGCCACCCTTCCTGCGTCGTGTGCTAGCACTAGTGGGGACCCGCGGCGTCGGCCGCCGGACCATCAAGAACCGTATGATACAAGAACACCCAGACCGTTTCGGGGCTGTTGTGCCGC ACACGTCCCGCCCCCCTCGCCCTATGGAGGAGAACGGCCAGTCCTACTGGTTCGTGTCGCGCGAGGAGATGGAGCGCGACGCTCACGCCGGACGCTTCCTGGAGTACGGCGAGCACAACGGACACCTGTACGGGACGCATCTGGACTCCATCCGCGGCGTTATGAAGGAAG gTAAAATGTGCATCTTGGACTGCGCACCGCAATCTCTGAAACTGCTGCACAACAGCGGCGAATTCTTGCCATTCGTAGTGATGATCGGAGCACCGGGGATCGAACAGCTGAGGAACCTCACATATGCATCCAATCGTAACTTAACg TTCGACCGGCAGAGCTCCATCCGCTACAGttcgcggcgcgcgcgcaccctCGAGTCACTTGCGTCGCTCTATGAG GAGGAAGACATGAAACAAACATTAGAAGACAGCGCCCGTATTCAGCGACAGCATGAAAAGTACATTGACCTCGTCATCACGAACAACAACACCGACACCACTTACTCCAAGATCATGGACGCGTTGCACTCCCTCTCCACCGACCACCAGTGGGTCCCAGTCAGCTGGATTTACTAG
- the LOC113501008 gene encoding tubulin polyglutamylase complex subunit 2 isoform X1, with translation MSFCVDLVSEDSFYENITLGVTKLLESDPRICNVSVERRPPCDRVAISTWEQRHSAVLPEDLRNFYASSDGFQLTWHYKYSADEILPVGSIRVNSLNELYLSPALKDLLDFSLTRQQTGPRPVLNTKSKVFELDTCRTIGKICLIYTGGSWSVWLATREGAWGWLSDSFTHYFRMALVHLGLPGWQAAFANLPLIPWAEQLFLLLAPHLLEKSDIETNLITVSSETGLNHIDPNIFKTSVRHHKNASRQNNQNIQTYTS, from the exons ATGAGTTTCTGCGTTGATTTAGTGTCCGAGGATTCTTTCTACGAAAATATAACTTTGGGGGTTACCAAGCTCTTAG AGTCAGATCCTCGAATATGCAATGTCAGCGTAGAACGTAGGCCTCCTTGTGATCGTGTAGCAATTTCTACATGGGAGCAGAGGCATTCTGCAGTGCTGCCAGAAGATCTTCGAAACTTTTACGCTTCGAGTGATGGTTTCCAGCTCACGTGGCATTATAAGTATTCAG CTGATGAAATCTTACCTGTGGGATCCATTCGCGTTAATTCTTTGAACGAATTGTATCTCTCACCAGCCTTGAAAGATTTACTGGATTTCTCGCTCACAAGGCAGCAAACTGGGCCTCGGCCGGTCTTAAATACTAAGAGCAAAGTATTTGAATTGGACACTTGCAGGACTATTGGGAAG ATTTGTTTGATATATACAGGCGGATCTTGGTCAGTATGGCTAGCGACACGTGAAGGCGCTTGGGGCTGGCTCTCAGACTCTTTCACGCATTATTTTAGAATGGCACTCGTACATTTAGGTCTTCCGGGGTGGCAGGCGGCTTTTGCTAATCTACCACTTATACCTTGGGCTGAA CAACTGTTTCTTTTGCTTGCGCCTCATTTATTGGAAAAGTCGGACATCGAAACCAACTTAATAACAGTCTCAAGTGAAACAGGATTAAATCATATTGATCCAAACATTTTCAAGACTTCCGTACGCCATCATAAAAATGCCTCGCGTCAAAATAACCA aaatatacaaacatacacatcCTAA
- the LOC113501008 gene encoding tubulin polyglutamylase complex subunit 2 isoform X2, with the protein MSFCVDLVSEDSFYENITLGVTKLLESDPRICNVSVERRPPCDRVAISTWEQRHSAVLPEDLRNFYASSDGFQLTWHYKYSADEILPVGSIRVNSLNELYLSPALKDLLDFSLTRQQTGPRPVLNTKSKVFELDTCRTIGKICLIYTGGSWSVWLATREGAWGWLSDSFTHYFRMALVHLGLPGWQAAFANLPLIPWAEQLFLLLAPHLLEKSDIETNLITVSSETGLNHIDPNIFKTSVRHHKNASRQNNQ; encoded by the exons ATGAGTTTCTGCGTTGATTTAGTGTCCGAGGATTCTTTCTACGAAAATATAACTTTGGGGGTTACCAAGCTCTTAG AGTCAGATCCTCGAATATGCAATGTCAGCGTAGAACGTAGGCCTCCTTGTGATCGTGTAGCAATTTCTACATGGGAGCAGAGGCATTCTGCAGTGCTGCCAGAAGATCTTCGAAACTTTTACGCTTCGAGTGATGGTTTCCAGCTCACGTGGCATTATAAGTATTCAG CTGATGAAATCTTACCTGTGGGATCCATTCGCGTTAATTCTTTGAACGAATTGTATCTCTCACCAGCCTTGAAAGATTTACTGGATTTCTCGCTCACAAGGCAGCAAACTGGGCCTCGGCCGGTCTTAAATACTAAGAGCAAAGTATTTGAATTGGACACTTGCAGGACTATTGGGAAG ATTTGTTTGATATATACAGGCGGATCTTGGTCAGTATGGCTAGCGACACGTGAAGGCGCTTGGGGCTGGCTCTCAGACTCTTTCACGCATTATTTTAGAATGGCACTCGTACATTTAGGTCTTCCGGGGTGGCAGGCGGCTTTTGCTAATCTACCACTTATACCTTGGGCTGAA CAACTGTTTCTTTTGCTTGCGCCTCATTTATTGGAAAAGTCGGACATCGAAACCAACTTAATAACAGTCTCAAGTGAAACAGGATTAAATCATATTGATCCAAACATTTTCAAGACTTCCGTACGCCATCATAAAAATGCCTCGCGTCAAAATAACCAGTAA
- the LOC113501001 gene encoding tRNA-dihydrouridine(47) synthase [NAD(P)(+)]-like, with the protein MTKSMAGVCAIKEEFVIQRPVKNNSDEVNSTSKRKLDDNSENDNNLDSKKPKTDDNEESDLNKNKKRGQNKARPKTYRDSKESKPCPSIVSIESPESAQPCQYNNCKYIHNPLDYLKSKPKDLGETCHLYITRGRCPRGISCRFGSSHITEEGYNKVDLEKWNQWKDDTKNTIQPALQTALQKRKYDFNFSEKLIKHMDQRKKPSKKESTDSVEDAKDPAPDTDTAKPHNSGAITDEDLIKLLPREKKTIDWRDKLYLSPLTTVGNLPFRRICKEYGVDITCGEMALCESLLKGMKQEWALVKRHESETIFGAQICGNNIYVVTKVAQLLQENTELDFIDLNLGCPIDLIYKKGGGCGMMHRLNTLEQSVRCASKLLSIPFTVKMRTGVYQDKKITHTIIPKMSEWGASLVTVHGRSREARYTRSSDWEYIETCAKAAAPCPVYGNGDILSYEDYVERRKIAPTVQGVMIGRGALIKPWIFTEIKEQRVWDIRSSERFDILKKYTNYGLEHWGSDVQGVENTRRFLLEWLSFLYRYVPVGLLEQPPQKINERPPPYFGRDDLETLMASGNCADWIKISEMLLGPVPDGFNFLPKHKANSY; encoded by the coding sequence ATGACGAAATCAATGGCTGGTGTTTGCGCTATAAAAGAGGAGTTCGTTATACAGCGTCCTGTTAAGAATAACAGCGACGAGGTTAATTCTACCTCTAAAAGGAAATTGGACGATAACAGCGAAAATGATAATAATCTGGACAGTAAAAAACCTAAAACTGACGACAACGAAgaaagtgatttaaataaaaataaaaagagaggCCAAAATAAAGCCAGACCAAAAACTTACAGAGATAGCAAAGAGAGTAAACCATGTCCATCTATTGTGAGTATTGAGTCACCGGAAAGTGCACAACCATGCCAGTATAATAACTGTAAATATATACACAATCCACTTGATTATTTGAAATCTAAACCTAAAGACTTAGGTGAAACATGCCATTTGTATATTACTCGTGGAAGATGCCCTAGAGGCATTTCATGCCGTTTTGGATCAAGTCACATCACTGAAGAGGGTTATAATAAGGTAGATTTAGAAAAATGGAATCAATGGAAAGATGACACAAAAAATACTATACAACCAGCTTTACAAACTGCTCTCCAAAAAaggaaatatgattttaatttttctgaaaaattaaTCAAACATATGGACCAGAGGAAGAAACCCAGTAAAAAGGAATCTACAGACAGTGTTGAAGATGCCAAAGACCCTGCACCAGATACGGACACAGCTAAACCTCACAACAGTGGTGCTATCACAGATGAAGACCTGATTAAATTGTTGCCTAGGGAAAAGAAGACAATAGACTGGAGAGATAAACTGTATTTGAGTCCTTTAACTACTGTAGGGAACTTGCCCTTCAGAAGAATATGTAAAGAATATGGTGTAGATATAACCTGTGGAGAAATGGCCTTATGTGAATCCTTATTGAAAGGCATGAAACAAGAATGGGCTCTAGTCAAACGACATGAATCAGAGACAATATTTGGTGCACAAATATGTGGCAACAACATCTATGTAGTCACTAAAGTAGCACAACTACTGCAAGAGAATACAGAACTGGATTTTATTGACTTAAACTTAGGATGTCCCATTGacttaatttacaaaaaggGTGGTGGTTGTGGCATGATGCATAGACTCAATACTCTGGAACAATCCGTTAGGTGTGCTtctaaattattgagtattccTTTTACAGTAAAAATGAGGACAGGTGTCTACCAAGATAAAAAGATAACTCACACCATTATACCAAAAATGTCCGAATGGGGAGCATCACTAGTAACAGTACATGGAAGATCAAGAGAAGCACGATATACTAGGTCTTCTGACTGGGAATACATTGAAACATGTGCAAAGGCAGCAGCACCTTGCCCAGTTTATGGCAATGGTGATATTCTCAGCTATGAAGATTATGTAGAAAGAAGAAAGATTGCTCCCACAGTACAAGGAGTTATGATTGGAAGAGGAGCTCTTATAAAACCATGgatttttactgaaataaaagaacaacGAGTTTGGGACATAAGAAGCAGTGAAAGATTTGACATactaaagaaatatacaaattacGGGTTAGAGCACTGGGGCTCTGATGTGCAAGGTGTTGAGAACACCCGCAGATTCTTACTTGAATGGCTATCCTTCTTATATAGATATGTCCCTGTTGGATTACTGGAACAACCACCTCAAAAGATTAACGAAAGACCACCACCTTACTTTGGTAGAGATGACTTGGAAACATTGATGGCTTCAGGAAATTGTGCTGATTGGATTAAAATTAGCGAAATGTTACTAGGACCTGTACCTGATGGATTTAATTTCCTACCAAAACACAAAGCAAACTCATATTAG